The proteins below are encoded in one region of Dioscorea cayenensis subsp. rotundata cultivar TDr96_F1 chromosome 18, TDr96_F1_v2_PseudoChromosome.rev07_lg8_w22 25.fasta, whole genome shotgun sequence:
- the LOC120282726 gene encoding F-box protein FBW2-like, with amino-acid sequence MEKREGERGVVRREAGEKWRRWSEGMSPEVLALIFSRLPADELLRAVPFVCKSWHEAVAGPYCWSEIEIEAWCRRVNRTDVIDFAVRKLVRRSSGTLRRLSAYRIGDSGFAYAASFGKLLNVLRIPVSEMSSVTVEKYAGSLSLLTVLDISYCLNLNASSIKVFGNNCRCLTHLRRNMPPPEVELNQGNHVVSREDEEEALAVANTMPKLEQLELAFGRFSDHGLDAILTKCKALQKLDIRGCWNVRLDGDVGLRCDSIRSFRDPWEDEYAAVDANGDDDESSSLDFNFTDDSGDD; translated from the exons ATGGAGAAGCGGGAGGGCGAGCGTGGCGTCGTTCGCAGGGAAGCCGGCGAGAAATGGCGGAGGTGGTCGGAGGGGATGAGCCCGGAGGTTCTGGCATTGATATTCTCGCGGTTGCCTGCCGACGAGCTGCTCCGCGCCGTGCCATTCGTTTGCAAGTCATGGCACGAGGCTGTGGCCGGGCCTTACTGCTGGTCTGAGATCGAAATCGAGGCTTGGTGCCGCCGTGTGAACCGCACCGACGTCATCGACTTCGCGGTGAGGAAGCTCGTTCGCCGGAGCAGTGGCACCCTCCGGCGCCTCTCGGCCTACCGCATCGGTGACTCCGGCTTTGCTTATGCCGCCTCTTT CGGAAAGTTGCTCAATGTCCTTCGGATTCCAGTGAGTGAAATGTCAAGTGTAACAGTGGAGAAGTACGCCGGATCCCTTTCTTTGCTGACTGTTCTGGACATCAGTTACTGCCTGAACCTCAATGCCAGCAGCATCAAGGTGTTTGGTAATAACTGCAGGTGCCTTACTCATCTAAGGAGGAACATGCCACCTCCAGAGGTTGAGTTAAACCAGGGCAACCATGTAGTTTccagagaagatgaagaagaggcacTTGCTGTGGCAAATACAATGCCTAAGCTAGAACAACTTGAGTTAGCATTTGGCCGTTTCAGCGATCATGGACTCGATGCCATTCTTACCAAGTGCAAGGCTCTTCAGAAGCTTGATATCCGTGGTTGCTGGAATGTGAGGTTGGATGGTGATGTTGGGTTGAGGTGTGATTCTATTAGGAGCTTCAGGGACCCTTGGGAGGATGAATACGCTGCTGTAGATGCCAATGGCGATGACGATGAGAGTTCATCACTCGACTTCAACTTCACTGATGATTCCGGTGATGATTAA